GCGGCAGGACCAGTTCCCTTTGGAAGAATTTTACGCTGTTTTCATCTCCAACGACAGGAGGATGGTGAGTGCCTGAGGCGCCATCCCCGTGCGGCGAGtcggggctgcggggacggCGGCCCAGGGCGGGGGAGGTGGGGGACCAGGCCCTTAGGCCGCGGCCCGACACAGGTGAGATGGGGGCCCGGGAGCTTTAGCCACGGCCCGACGCAGGCGAGATGGGGGCCCGGGAGCTTTAGCCACGGCCCGACGCAGGCGAGATGGGGGCCTGGGAGCTTTAGCCACGGCCCGACGCAGGTGAGCCGGGGGCCCGGGTGTTTTAGCCATGGCCCGACGCAGGCGAGATGGGGGCCCGGGAGCTTTAGCCATGGCCCGACGCGGGCGAGATGGGGGCCCGGGAGCTTTAGCCACGGCCCGACGCAGGCAAGATGGGGGCCCGGGAGCTTTAGCCACGGCCCGACGCAGGCGAGATGGGGGCCCGGGAGCTTTAGCCACGGCCCGACGCGGGCGAGCCGGGGCCCCGGGTGCTTTGGCCGCGGCCCGACACGGGCGAGCCGGGGCCCGGGTGCTTTGGCCGTGGCCCGACGCGGGCGAGCCGGGGGCCCGGGTGCTTTGGCCGCGGCCCGACGCGGGCGAGCCGGGGGCCCGGGTGCTTTGGCTGCGGCCCGACGCGGGCGAGCCGGGGGCCCAGGCCTTTAGACCGCAGCCCCCCCTGTAAGGGAGATGTGGTCCAAAACCCTCTTGCCGCTCGTTTTGGCTCAGAGGCGTGCAAACCACACCATGTAAGGTCTTTCAGCTATCTGATGCATTCAGGACCATGGGAAGAGGTACAATGTCCCTGTGAGCTGTGGGGGAATTCTTCCCTGGAATCTGTCAGTTTAGGAGAACGGTGATGTTCTGTGGCCCAGGATAGTGTCTCCAACTTCATGCTCCTGAAAGATAGAAACTAGAGAAAATTTTCTGACCGCAGCACAGATGTAAGCGGATAAAGTGAACAGGTTAGCAAAGAACTAACAAGTTAACCCCAAATTAATCTGTATTAATCTGAAAGGTTTTATTAACTTCAGGTTTATTCACTTTGTAACTTTCAGATTCCGCTCTGGAAGCGGAAATCGGGACAGGGAGATGAGCCTGTTGTCTGGGTAAGGCATTCCGTTCTCTCTCAGTAATCCTGGGTGCGTGCTTCTGTAGTTGGTATCTGCAGGATCAGAGGTGGGCAGTCTCAGCCATCTTTACTGTAACAAACtgttccatctgaacatcaggaaacgcTTTTTACTGTGAGGGCGATGGAGCGTGGGAgcgggttgcccagagagactgtggagtctccatccttggagatatttagAAGCTGTCCGGACTTGGTCCCGGTGAGCTGGCTCTGGATGCCCCTGCTCGAGCAGGGGGGGCTGGatcagatgacctccagaggtcccttgcAACCTCAAGTATTCTAtagttttgtattaaaatttagTATTCCTTTACACCAGATTAATAAAGAGCCTAAATCTGGTGCTCTTTTTACCATTCAGTAAAATGTACAGGTGACAAACATTGGCCAGAGTACATAGCAGATTTGTGAAGATTGCCATCTGGATATTGTTGAGGCTACCAGCTTTGTAGAATTTGAAGTAGATGTCTGTACTTGTAAGAAGTAGGTGTGTGAAAATATCCATGTAGGCCTGACAGAGGGTAGAAAAATATAAGCATTATCTGTATTCAGGTGTCAGCAATTAAACTGACCCATAAATGGTAGCTTTGGAGTGTCATTTGATCAATGAATGCAATTCAGTGATTGCTACAAACCACTAcaaggtgggggtttttttcaaatatgtatCGTTACAGAGTTCTTTCAGTTATCTGGCTCTGGGAAAAAACCTCTATTTCTTGTGGCAATTTCTGTTCCTGAAACTCTGCAAAACAGTCTGCAGACTTCTGAAGTTCTGTGATTTCCAAATCATTCATTCGCTCCCCAGATATCGGCATATTTGTAGTACAAAAAAGGTTTAGTTTAAAAAGAGATCCAAGTGTTGTGAAGGTGATCTAAGAAGGAATAGGAGAGTCGAGAAAGGCCACCGCAGAATGCGGATTTCTCATAAAAACTCATGGATCAGAAGGTGTTTTGACTTTGATGTTTCAGTGGATCGTAGGCTATGTAAAGCTTGTAGTTAATTTTTCTTATACTCGGTAACGTATTCTTCTAAATACCGTAGCATATGGTTGTATGTGTATATCGGCCTGGCAAAATAGCTTGCCTAAGATCTTTTTCATTCCAATCCCTTTGTGTTTAGGATTCTTTAATACTGAAAGTGTCAAAAGACAGTGCTTCAAACTCTTTTTGTGAGTGGATTTAATGTAAGCTTTAGTAAGCTGTTAACAGGTACCTTCAGTTACCTTGAAAAAGTGTGATCTAGTACCCACAGGCATTTTTTCCCAGGTTCAAGAGCTACTACAGGAATTTGTCTTACTCCTGCGTTCCTCTTGATCTGAggctgtttgctgctttttcatttgcatgctGTTTTTTCAGCAGCTAAATGCTCGGCACTCAAATTCACAGGCCATGTTACTGCAACGGGTACCGCTTCTCTTATTAAGAGAGATCACTAGATAATGTTAATGTTAAGCTATGATCATATATTGTTGTGAGCTTTTATCTAGGACTGGGTCTAAGACAAAAATGCTGCTTCCACTCAACTTTTGTGTTTTGGCGTGGTTCACAAAAgagattttctattttcttaggAGTAGCATACACTTTAGTTTAGCTGTCCAGACTTAAATCAAAGGGCGCTGCAAAGGAATGGGGAGAATACCGAGACTTCTTGAAAGGCGAGGCGGGCATTAGGAAATCTCTCTCCTGGTGCCAGAAATGTTACAGGCTTAATACTTCAAGGACAGAAAGCAGGGTGTAGAGAAAGGCTCTGTAGCTTCTGCTTTTAGGAAGCATTCTTTCTTCACTGCCTTTGCCAGTTTCTCATTAACAGCTGTTTACCTAATGGCCCTTACCCTTCTTCCCAGGACTACCATGTTATCCTACTTCATGTTTCCAGCGGGGAGCAGAACTTCGTTTATGATCTTGACACAGTGTTGCCGTTTCCGTGTCCTTTTGACTTATACAGCGTCTCCGGAGGCCTTTAGGTTGGATGACAGCCTTCACCCAGAATTTCACAGGTGATGACCTAAGTACAAAGACCACAGATGTTATTTCATGAAATCAAAGTTGAAGTTTTCTTTGTGGATGCGTAGCGACAGAGGTTTTTTGCCATActccagcaaaataaatgcactgtgttatttttctaaagctcTTTACCTTCGGCATCAACAGCCCTTTTCTTTCGTACTGTAGTTTCTTGTTAACTAGTTAAGTGCTTGGCACAATGTTGCTGACTCTATGTATTTCATGAAATTAATGCTCCTtgatgggaggcaagggctCTTGTTCCAAGTGACTAATGTGGTATTGTATGCACGCATCTTTTGATACAATTTTGCATTACTGCTTAGGAAAATCAGAATGATTCGAGCAGATTTGTACTTGAAGACATTTGCCTCGGACAGATCTCACATGAAagatgcaaatggaaaatggcAGAAACCTCCTCCTTCATACCCTTGCATTGAAACGGCAGGTAAGCTGCCAGAGCTCCTTTATCCTGCTTACAGTGTTGAATGACATAGTCCAAGATGCACACAAGAAATGAATGTGCTTCCACAACCTGTGGCCAGAAGCACATCCAGCtagttgtcatggtttaaccctggctggcaactaagccccacgcCGCccctcactcactccccccgtggtgggatgggggagacaactggaagggtaaaagtgagaaaactcgtgggttgagatagagacagtttaataggtaaagcaaaagccgcgcacgcaagcaaagcaaaacaaggaattcattcactacttcccagcagcaggcaggtgttcagccatctccaggaaagcagggctccctCACACATAATGGCtacttggaaagacaaacaccatcactctgaacatgccccccttcctccttcttcccccagcttgatatgctgagcatgatgtcgtatggtgtgggatatccctttggtcagttggggtcagctgtcctggctgtgtcccctcccagctccttgccccagcctactcgctggtggggtggggtgaggagcagaaaaggccttgactctgtgtaagcactgctcagcaaaaacaaaaacatccctgtgtcatCTACACTGTcctcagcacaaatccaaaacatagccccatactagctactatgaagaaaattaactctatcccatccaaaaccagcacactggCTTATTATTTCATCTGGAGAAAGATAGGGCTATGAAGCATTTGGTActtccttttctgaacacgTAAAGTCTAGCATGCCTCCTGGCATTTACCATTATCAAACATTAATTACTGAGCTTCATAAACTGAGCAGAGAATGAGAGGTAAGTAATACTTTTCTCTCCTTAcaggggagaagcagggaaCTGAAGCAAAGAGGCCAAGTAACTTGCCTGGGGCTCACAAAGTGAATTTTTAACACACTGATTATACCACACTTCAGCTGGCAGGTCCCATCCTGCCAGAGCAGGTTGTTTTGACAGGAGGAAGTTTTCAGGCTCCGCTCAGCGTGCTAGGTTTGCTTGCATGAGATGTTTGAGGTTTCTCTACCAGGTGGACAGACCTGAGGACCTTCAAGGCAAACTGGCAGGTCAGCAAATATTTCCCCAAGCCTTAAGCCTCTTTGAAGTGATAGTCTAGATAATGGCCTCTGGACCAAGCAGAGAGAGAAGTAAACACTTGTGATCTATACTGTAGAGCTGCTTAAACCATTCTTAATCACACagcatttcagctgcttctaACCATGTGTTTGGCAAGCTGGCTGACATTtgccgtgtgtgtgtgtgtgttctctCACTTTCTTCCCAGATGGAGAAAACTGTGGtgaagttttgctttgaaagagtTTTCGTGTTATTGCTCTGCACATTTggttctgttgcttttttaacaATGCAGTACTGCTATGTGTTTATGTTACAGGAGACAGGGTCAAAGAAACATGTGTTGTGTTTAGGTCCAAGTTTATGGTGGTTTGAAGTCGCTGGGAAGTTAATTCTCAGTCTTTGCTCTGGCTTCTAAGGAAGCTTGGGGTTTCACACTAGAGTAGAAATGAATTACAAATGTGGGCAGGAGCACAGATGTAGCCTTCATTGTGAAGCTTTAGGTGTTTTCTAGACAATCCAAGAATAAATTCTCTGTCTTTGTCCTTAGCTCCAGTAAAGGTTTATACAAAGGTGGTGTAGCAAGTGGAGAATGCCTGGACTGCAGTGGATGGTTCACTGTTAGCTGGAGCCTCCTAGGTGCTGAAGCCCTTTATTCTTGTGATAGCTGAGAGCTAATGAAAGTGGGAGGAATGTATATCAGGCCAGACCAGGAAGGTGAAAACTTCTACTCCAATCAAAATAGTAGAAAACCTTACTTGCAGACAGTAAGTTACAGAATGCCTCAAACAGTTGCACATGTGTACAGGTGCCTCTGGCTGTGGGGAATGACTCTCTAGCTGCAAACCCTTGTAACTCTCCCCTTATCTGTCTTGCCTGACCAAGCTTTACCTCACTGATGCGCAGCAGCCACATGGTCTCAAGCAACCTCCAGATTGCCTCTGTGATGTTAAGAGATAGTGAAAGACACACAGATCTTCAATTTCTCccatgctttatttctttgctctgtACCTTGCCATGCTGAAAGGAACATCCAtaggtcatccagtccaacccctgCTCAAAACAGGGGTTCCTTAGGGCTCTGTCCAGTCTCaccttgaacacctccagggatggagattccaccatctctctgggcagtctgttccaataTTTGACCACTGtcatggtttttaaaaaaaaaaaaaaaattcctcataCCTCATTGGAATTTCCCATGTTCCAACTTCCATTCTTGGCTTCTCGTCCTGTTGCCAGGCTCTTCCGAGAAGGCTCTGGCTCCATCTTGTCTGTGTCCTCTGATCAGGTAGATGTAGACAGCAGAGAGATCTCCCCTGCATCTTCTGGGCTTAAGACTGAACAggcccagttctctcagcctctcatTGAATATCATGTTGTCCCGCCCCAACCAACGTGATGTTCCTCTTCTGGGCTCACTCCAGTATGTcattgttttggggtttttttgtactgaggagccccaGACTGGACACAGTCTTCCAGCTCTGGGCTGATGTGCGCTGGTCTCCTGGTCAGCTGCCTGAATGTTGCAGATGAAAGGAACTGGTTACCCTGCACCCACGGGAGGTGGAAGGTCATTCACTAGGTAGCTTCAAGACCTGCATCAGAACAGGAACAGATTGTAACAGATCTAGGATGTTTAGTTCAAGTTGTCTTTCATTCGGTACCACTTTCTCCAGCTTTGTTTTTTGTCTTCCCTGTATTCACTTGAGGTATCTTACAATGATGCGTGCTTCAACGTGCACAATGCTGTAAGTCAGCGAGGGCTCTGGGTTTAACTGTGGTGGAACAATCACGTGCTTTAACTTTCCGCTGACTCGAAGCCCTATGCTTCAGTGACGCAATTCCGTAGATGGGCACGTGTCCTGCAGGCCAACATACAGGGTTAGAAAACAATGCTGTCAACAAGTGGAACTGTTAATTCCCCTCCTTTAGAGACTggtaaagtaattttaaacttGATGGAAAACTGGGTGGCAGACCTTTTGTTATCATAAAAGAGCTTGGGGCATTAATGTTCCACTGCAGATAACTGTTTTCTCCCTGTTGTTTCACTTAGACAAGAGTACTCTGCTTTCCATGTTAATTTGCCTTTGCGCAAGATTAAATTGCTTACATGGTTAATGTTAGAGGTGATTGCAATTTAATGGCTGAGAGAATTTACATATTGCAAGCTTGTATAATAGCCACAGCACCTGAGGAGGACTGCAAGTGGAAtgtaaatctttaaaaataaaaaaaattctgctgctcTTGACCATGTATAAATGTTATATAAAGGGTGCTCCTCCTTGCTTTTGTGGAGCAATCGTCGTGGTTTGTCAACTGTAGCATCCAGATGTCTCTTCTGTAGAGAACTGTGGACACCTACACAAGTCTGTGAGGAGCCCAACCTTCTAAGTATTCTAGGTGCCCCCAAGGctaggcagcagcagagctgatcTTGGAGGCTTTGTTTCACACTTGCTCACCTCCAGCAGCCATCATTACGCAGAGATAGTCCAAGGTCTGTGAGCCAAGGCGAGGCTTGGCTGAAACATTGCTTTCTAACTACTGTTGGCAGAAGCCACGAGTATGGCTAACAATGCCATCTGATAGTGCATGGCCTTTTATTTTATCCCTGCTTGGGGCAAAAGTGTCagacttgattaaaaaaataaaattatgcagGAATCCCAGAATGCGCCAGCTAGGTCTCATTGACAGTGTGTGCGTAACAAAGTGGGTTTCATCGAAGAGGAAGCATTGGCTGTGAGCATGCACAAAAGCAAGCTTGTATAATAGCCACAGCACCTGAGGAGGACTGCAAGTGGAAtgtaaatcttttaaaaaaaaaaaaaaaaaaaaaaaaaaattctgctgctcTTGACCATGTATAAATGCTACATAAAGGGTGCTCCTCCTTGCTTTTGTGGAGAAATCGTCATGGTTTGTCAACTGCAGCATCCAGATGTCTCTTCTGTAAATTCTGCTGTTTgtcactcttcctctgcttcaggAAGAGGACTTTGTGGTGTTCTCACAAAAATGTTGCTGAGCTGTTTCCTAAAGCTGCAAGGTCTACCATAACATGCATGGCATTCAGATACAGCCCATGAGTTAAGAAGAGTGGCACAGAGAAGACTGTTAGCTCCTGAATTGAATACAAGGGGAGAGATCTCACTAGGTTTTTTCCTGTGGATAGCTCTCATACTGCTTCAGTGCCAGCTGCTGACCAGTTCTTAGACCATCCGCTCTTCGCAGGAATATTCCCGTTTGCTTCGCTGaaacaatttttcctttcattaaactTCTCTGATGGACTGTGTTATGCTCTGCCCCGATCCTTCTGAATTTCAGAGAGTATTTCACTTCCTACAGACATTGTGACAGCAACTTCCAAGctgttagcagcagcagcagctgtgtttgTAACTCTACTGGAAGAATGCCCTTTGGGCTTCTTCACCATTCACAGAACAGTTTTATGAAATTCTCATTCTGCTATGCTCGGTGCACATAAAGCAGGGAATTCTTTATCTTTCAAATCTTGAACTAGATGAAGAATCACATTAATTTTACAACAAAAGCATCTGGGAGGAGAAGACAAGTTGGGAACTGGAAAACAGGCTTACCAGCCTACCAGCAAGCAAGAGCTGTTAGCCACTACTAACTGTTCTTGAGCTACACAGCAAATTGCTGGGCTTGTGCCGTTTTAAATCCCCACATAGTCAGGCAGAAATTGGCCCTGTTCTGCCAGACTCACTTCAGCAGTAGGAAGATGCTTGGCTGGACGTAAGGATTTTCAACGTGCAGAGCCCGAACAGGCTAATGCGAAAAGGATGAGGGGCCAGACCTCGGAAGTGCTGAGAGCTGGGCTTGGGCAAATCACAAAGCTGTGCCACGGTGTAGGTGTGGTGCAACCAGAgggctttgggggctggattacGGCTGGGACTGCTGGGTCTGGTATTCCCAAACACCATCTTCCCTTCCTCGTATGACGCTGTCCATAACGGTAAGCCTAATTGCACAGGCTTTTTGCAGCTGAAGCAAACTCCATTCTATGGATTTTATAATCCATTCATCAGAGCCTACTCTTGTTTGGTTCTTAATCCTTAAATGCGCACGTGAATCAtccatgttaaaataaatacttaaatacaGCGTGAAAGCTATAACACTAAATCCAATGGCTCTCCCACTCTGTTCTTTAAACTCattctcttcctgttttcttttaatgggcATTTAAAAAGATGATTTGCACAGATGGTCAGTGAGAACATAAAACAACAAGCCCATGGATGTTTGCAGTCAGAGCTGAATAGGCTGAGGAATCGGGAACCTCTGATCAGCACGGTGCTGAGTCAGCAAAGCTCGtacccagccagctccagaaAAAGGATGTACAAGGCACCTgaacccaaaactgcacaccCGCACTTCCCACTGAGCTCTCTGGGATCCACGAACGGGACAGAATGGTTTCCACCTCTCCCGTGGGGGTCAGAGCAGATCACGCTCCTGGCAAAGAGCAGTCACGGTTACTCTTCTCTTGAAACTAGGGCAGTTAACCTTTTCCCCCTCTGACTTCATTCCGTGGTTCaggatgcaaaaataaaaagcgtTTGCCCCTAAATTTGTGCCCTTCTCTGCCTGAGCATCCCTCTAGGCTACGGGCCGGGTTACGTCAGGCATTTCCTCCGGTCTCCATATTCTGGCCTTGCAGCGGGCCGGGCCACGTACAGCAAGGACAAAGTTTGGGGCTGGAGGGAAAGCAAATACGGAGCAAATACTGCGGTGTGGGGAGTAACAAAGCGTAGGTTTGCCAAGGGGCAAATCGCTTCCGAGAGACACAAAGCAACTTCCAATTCTGACTGCTGCTCTCATCCAGCTCCTCTGTAGCCAGTGCAAGAGCTGACTCAGTTGACTTTGGTTCAGAACTTAATGGGGGAATATCTCCCTGCTTTTGAGTAATCAGATTTGTGTGAATGCAGGAAGGCTACAAGCACCTGTTGCGCTGCAGTTCCTCGTGCTGGTTGTTATTTGCACTTCAGTTCTCTGATGCTACTCGACCCTTCTAGGCTGCTGTTGCAGGGAAAAATCTTATTCTTTCCCACACATACTAATTTCTAATGACTAAGGATGCTTACTGATCCGGTAATCTGATTATTGCCGTGGGCAGAGAGAGGGATCGGggcaaaagcagtatttcagagACTGGAAATAGATGTTTTCATAGCACCGTACAATTTGCAGAATCTTGCCGGACTGCTGCTTGTCAAGTGTGCTGTGAACTCTTCGCTATTTTGAACCGAACTGTTggagggggttttgggggcaTTTTCTTGATAGATGTATACCTGTGCCACAGAAGCTGCATCAGGAacttaaatttatttctcttttctggtcCTTTTTTAGACTCCAAGATGAACTTGGATGATTTCATCAGTATGAATCCCAAAGTGGGATGGGGCTCAGTGTTTCCCCTTCCGGACTTTGTGCATCGATTTGGCAGACAGACTGATTACAGCTATTCCTTGGAAGGACAGTGAAGTGAACAAAGAAGTTCTCCCCGCTTCTGTTTTGAGtgggtgtgttttgttttgctgctcaTACATTGTATTTATAGTTCACATTTCCTTACATGGAATAAGTATTTGGGGGAATAGAATACCCAATCAGAAATATCATGAACTGAATAAAAACTTTTGATTATGTAAGAATGAACTTGGTTTTTAATATATCAAATCAAAGGCATCAAACCGTAAGCATATTAGTTCTCCATCTACTGTGACCCAAACTGAAAAGAGCATTTGCATGCTGtaagaaaagcttttggaaaaataatatgcataaaatgctgaacacagaaaaaggggaaatgaGACTATATTGAAAACTGCATCACTTACTTACAAGTCACTGACAGCTTGGAGGCAAACCGTCTTGGACATTTATGGATCAGCGACCCCACATCTAAAGCACAAGGAGAGGGAATATTGACCATCAAGACACACAAGAGAACAGCACGTCCATGCACTCAGGTAGAAATGTTCAGAACCTTCCCCCACGCCATGACCCCAAAACTGTTATCACACAGGACTTTAATAAACAGACACGGAAAAGATCATTCTGAACATTTTGCAACAGGCTCGGGATTtctaaaaattagaaaacataaaaatactgGATTTGACACTGTGGAATTCTTGACTAGACCTCAGCTTGACAGGTAAAGAGAAACTGATCACCAAAGTAAAGATTAGCCGTAGCCCACCTACAAGTGACTGTGCCTTGGCTGTATTTATTATGTGCAAACAGATGAATTAGACCCCGTTTATACGCACTTGGTGCTTTACAAGTTCCAGTTcataaagctggaaaaaatccTGAACTCCAACTTGAGAAGACAATCTGACTTCAAAGATACATGACTATTCTTTAAGTTAAGACTCTTCTGAAGTCACATCCAAACAAAAGGGTCACCACTGTCAATCATAAGTAGAtgaaaacaaccaccaaaattTAATCCTTTCCCTCAGACTACAGAGAAACAAACCGGGGAGAGCTCAAGGATAGCAATAAGACCAAGTAAAATGCTACAGAGCgctcagcaaagcaaaagccacaagAAACGGTCTTTTCGGTACATTAGGAACACAATGAATCCTAACAACAGTACAAAGTCCATTATTTGATAGAAATTCTTCAGTACCGAGAAATCTACAGAAGCCAGAACTGTTCAATACACAGCTCTAACAGTCTCCAGTGATACACTGGTACGCAGTGACAAATACTGTCAAGTCCAATAATAACCAAGAGTGATAAATGACAGCAATTCAGGCTAGCCACCAGCACACTGGATCCAGCTACAGCACGGCCAGGTCATCAAGGGTGTTGCAAGAGAGGAAATAATCCAGAAGAGAGTCCTACGAAACATTAAGAGAGCACAGGAGTATGCCTCACACAGAAAAGCTCCCCCTCAAACTGCTGTGTTTCACAAAGACAAGTTTGGGGACAATCAcagtatacacacacattcccCAAATGCGATAGCAGAGGGCTTTTCCGTCTAGCAAAGGTAAAAGAGCCACTAGCCTGAAGTTAAAAGCAAATcatttcagttacaaaaaatGGCATCTACTTCTAATCGGCTTAGGGGAATTCATTTACCACCACAAGTGAAATAGACTGCCTGGCTGGCAATATTTAAAGACAGCAACAAAAGGGTTTTCTAGAGGATGCGTGCTCGCTCAAAGAGGTCCCAATTCAGGGCACTCCTATAGTTTGCATCATGCAGGTTGTTCTAAACAGGGTTCCTCTAAGTATCcacaagctttctttttttgcccgaaaTCCTTctaagcaaaaacaaacaaccaccAGACTGCTGGTCAAAACCAACAGCACCGCTTTTCAAATCCCTCTCTCATTCCTCCGTTTAAGGGACTATTTGTTTTCACGTAACGAGTTTCGTAACAAAATCcactttttatttatacaaCGTTTATATGCACTTTGACATCCCCAACGTGCTCTCTGCACATCTCCCTCTTACAAATAAGTGGCATCTATCCCAGCTTGCAGACCAAGAGACAGCTCAGCCTTCGCTGTTCTACGTGACGCTTTGTGCAAAGTCAACTTCGCCACCCTCCAGCTGCCTAGTTAACCTACCAGCAAGCCCGAGCAGCAGCTCACAAATAAAGCACAAGTACCT
This sequence is a window from Pelecanus crispus isolate bPelCri1 chromosome 2, bPelCri1.pri, whole genome shotgun sequence. Protein-coding genes within it:
- the LOC142592892 gene encoding LOW QUALITY PROTEIN: protein N-terminal glutamine amidohydrolase-like (The sequence of the model RefSeq protein was modified relative to this genomic sequence to represent the inferred CDS: deleted 1 base in 1 codon), giving the protein MAGEFCSYLRSIWKDIQRFPSGGWHLSTGNQRELKLCDYTRRQDQFPLEEFYAVFISNDRRMIPLWKRKSGQGDEPVVWDYHVILLHVSSGEQNFVYDLDTVLPFPCPFDLYSVPEAFRLDDSLHPEFHRKIRMIRADLYLKTFASDRSHMKDANGKWQKPPPSYPCIETADSKMNLDDFISMNPKVGWGSVFPLPDFVHRFGRQTDYSYSLEGQ